TTTAGCAAATTTTCCGCAGAGTTACTAATTGACAAAAATGATTTCGTCTTAACCTCTCACGAATGCCCTGCCCCCTACTCCTCTTCACCTCCTACTTGATCCCCGCGTTCCAACTCCCAAAGAATTTGATTTCCTTCACGGCGTACCCGTGACACTATCCAGTTTCGCCAGCGCCATTGATCTCCACGACTGGTGACAGCACTGGCATGGACATCCATCAAGTCTGCTAACTCAGAACTGGTGATTAAGTATCCTTTTTCAGAAATTTCGTCAGCTATACGCAGAGTTTCGACCAAGCTGCGGAGTTGCGAAACCCTCATTTCTGGCGGTTTTTCATCGGTTACGGCCGCAGTTGGCCCAGTTGATGGTTCCATAACGGTTATTTCTGGTGCAGAAGTACTGATTTTTTGCGGACTTTGGTTAATTATTCTAGAGTTTTTTTCATAATCAGCTACTTTTGCTACATTTAGTTCATTTGTGGAAGGTAAAGATTTATAAAAATCTGTAGAAGATAATTGTTGTAGGGAAGGGGTTTTGCCACTTGCATAGGTGCGAGCGATCGCATCACAACGTTCGTTACCTATGTTACCAGAATGTCCCCGGACGTGTTGCCATTTTACCTGTTGGGTATTGAGTTCATCTAAGATTTCTAAAAGGTCTTGGTTTTGGACGGGTTTACCATCTGATTTTTTCCAGCCTTTCTTTTTCCAGCCTTTCACCCACTTGGTAACGCAGTTAATCAGGTATTCGCTATCGGTATGAAGGGTGATGGGTTCTGCTTGTTGAGATGTTTGCAGGAATTGAAGTGCAGCGATCGCAGCCTGCATCTCCATTTTATTATTAGTGGTATGAGGGGATGCATCGCCTATTTCGTGGATTGAGCCATCGCTGAAGTAGATGACTACACCCCAACCGCCAGGGCCAGGATTACCAGTGCAAGCACCATCGGTGTATATACTTTGAATTTTGGGTTGGGTGGGCATGGTTTGGGTATCGAACCGCGAAGGACGCTAAGGACGCTAAGGAAAGAGTTATTAGCGGCATTTTGTTAATAATATCCAGGTTATTATACTGATAAACTTTTCCTTTAGTTCTAGAATCGCTTGCCCAAATAGCAATCTCTAAAACTGATATTCAATTGCGTTTTTTTGTAGTGCTTCTTTACGTTCACTCCGAACGATAGGCAAGGCGGAGACTTTGGATTAAAATCATCAAAGATGCGATCGCCATTAATCCGCCCCAAAACCAGTAAGGTAAAAGCAAATATCGCTGCATTTGCGCTGTATCAGAAATTCCAAGGGGGCCAGCAGAACTACTAAATAGATAATCAAGTTGATGGTACGTACTTACACAAGCTTGTACACCCAGAAATTGAATAGCAAAACCTTGCGCCCAACGAGGTGCTTTCAGGGCGATACCTAAGATTATTAAACCCAGCAAGGGAATTGCCACCAATCCAAACCAGGAACGCACCCAAATTAATGTCGAAAATAGCAGAAAACTCCCTAATATTTTTAAACTCAAGGAAGCTGCTGTAAAACTGCGGGAAGCCAGAATCAAAGCTGCACCAGCAATAGGTGGCCCCATTGGCCCTGCGGCTGCAATTATTGCCGGGCCAATTGGCCCCAATAACGACCGGATGCCATAAGTTGCAACACCGGAACCATTGCTAAAAATCTGCAATTTCTGGAACTGTCCCCCTAATAGCAGTGCCATTAAGCCGTGACCCATTTCATGAAACCAAGTTGCCAGAATGGTAAATGGGTATAAGATATAGTCACCTCCTGGTATTTGCCACAATAAAGCAGTTGCGATCGCTGCGGCAACTAGCCAGGTAAGTCCCATACGTTCAACAACTGGCGGGGCTTCTTTGGTAAGTAAGGTTTCAAAATTTTTACTTGATTCCCTCATAGGACACTTGATTTTAGATTTTAGATTTTAGATTTTAGATTTTAGATTATTCCCCCGATTAATTCGTGGGGCATTCAATTTTGGATTTTAGATTATTCCTTCAATCTAAAATCCAAAATTTAAAATTGACGGCGTATTTTCATCTATCCTAATGTAATTATTGAAGTATTAGAGTTGCTGAGGAATGCAACAATTCGCACATCGAAGCGACGGCTGTAAACTATGGCGCTATCAAGAACAACATAGCCATCCGTCGCTTGTCTGATGCAGTTTATTTGTTTCTCCTCCACAAGCGATGCTGGAGGATAGGCGGAAAATACTTAGACTGATATCACAATTGAGCGAAAATCAGTTAAGCAAGTTGAAAGAGAAATGTCATCAAGTCTCCTTTACCTAAGCTGATGCGATCGCCTGGTCGCAAGCGATGACGGTTGCCTGGTAAAAGTGGCAAATTATTAATATAAGTGCCATTAGAACTTCCCACATCCTCTACATAGTGAGCATCTCCCTCGACGCGAATATCTGCATGAATCCGCGAGACAATTTCTGAATTAGTAAATCCTGAAACATCTATATCAGGGGGAATCCGGTCATTGGGTTTACCGATATGAACCAC
This Nostoc sp. C052 DNA region includes the following protein-coding sequences:
- the rnhA gene encoding ribonuclease HI translates to MPTQPKIQSIYTDGACTGNPGPGGWGVVIYFSDGSIHEIGDASPHTTNNKMEMQAAIAALQFLQTSQQAEPITLHTDSEYLINCVTKWVKGWKKKGWKKSDGKPVQNQDLLEILDELNTQQVKWQHVRGHSGNIGNERCDAIARTYASGKTPSLQQLSSTDFYKSLPSTNELNVAKVADYEKNSRIINQSPQKISTSAPEITVMEPSTGPTAAVTDEKPPEMRVSQLRSLVETLRIADEISEKGYLITSSELADLMDVHASAVTSRGDQWRWRNWIVSRVRREGNQILWELERGDQVGGEEE
- a CDS encoding M50 family metallopeptidase, whose product is MRESSKNFETLLTKEAPPVVERMGLTWLVAAAIATALLWQIPGGDYILYPFTILATWFHEMGHGLMALLLGGQFQKLQIFSNGSGVATYGIRSLLGPIGPAIIAAAGPMGPPIAGAALILASRSFTAASLSLKILGSFLLFSTLIWVRSWFGLVAIPLLGLIILGIALKAPRWAQGFAIQFLGVQACVSTYHQLDYLFSSSAGPLGISDTAQMQRYLLLPYWFWGGLMAIASLMILIQSLRLAYRSE